The genomic region AAAGCGACCTAAAAGACTGTGAGCAGAAATGGCCGATCAAAATCCCCAGACCCCGCAAACGGCGATGATTGGCATCGGTGAATACCGGGTCGGTTCCTTTCCCATGATGACCATCGGACTGGGTTCCTGTATCGGGCTTACCCTGTATGACCCGCAACATAAAACCGGTGCAATGGTACATATTATGCTTCCGGATAGCAGCGGGAGAACCGAACGTCCGGGGAAATATGCAGATACCGCCATCCCCCTCCTCATAAAAGAACTCGATAAGATCGGCAGTAATCAACGGTCACTCGTTGCAAAAATTGCGGGCGGGGCATGTATGTTTGAGTATTTCGGAACCAATCTCAACATCGGTGAACGGAATACGGAAAAAGTACGGATCGTGTTAAAAGAGCAGGGAATCAAGTTGTCTGCTGAGGATGTCGGGGGCAAGGTCGGGCGATCGGTTACCTTCTTCCCCGCCAATGGCGGTAAAGTCTCTATCAGGAGAGCAGATGGCGTCACGAGCGAGATATGAAATCGCAGTAATTTTTCTCATTTTTCTCATTTTTTACCCGGTTAGTGCAGTTCAGCAGGATAATACTTCTTTTCCCGGTGAATCGATCCCAACCGGCTCACAAACTGTGCCGTATACAATTACCCTGTTCATCCCCTCTGCAAACCAGGTACACTCAGATCAGATCAAGGACCAGATCAATAGCCCGAACGGCGATGTCATTATCGCGACGGCATACGGGTTGTCCTCTTTTAATGGAACCTGGAGTACCCGCCACATCAACCGGGACAATCTTTCACAGGGGCTTATGGATGATTATATCACGGCAATTGAATTCGATCATCTCGGAAATCTGTGGCTCGGGTATTCGGGCGGAATTCAGATTTACAATGGTGTCTACTACCAGGTAATCCGGGATCAGCAACTCCTCAAG from Methanoregula sp. harbors:
- a CDS encoding chemotaxis protein CheD, with amino-acid sequence MADQNPQTPQTAMIGIGEYRVGSFPMMTIGLGSCIGLTLYDPQHKTGAMVHIMLPDSSGRTERPGKYADTAIPLLIKELDKIGSNQRSLVAKIAGGACMFEYFGTNLNIGERNTEKVRIVLKEQGIKLSAEDVGGKVGRSVTFFPANGGKVSIRRADGVTSEI